A window of the Calditrichia bacterium genome harbors these coding sequences:
- a CDS encoding VCBS repeat-containing protein, which yields MNKIITLCLVLVIQTGICQQLEISALFPPQHDNTAATDTDIQVTFNAPVDTTSLAGQFVILGTLRGMYGFTVSVSPALDQVTLHPARPFLVGEEVKVTARNSLSGANGEAFPGYNWRFNVKPTKVTPPHFSEPLIFNDFFGDGNTAMYPADVNNDGHIDLVIANWANVLIALNDGMADFSLHQQFPVYYAEQADIPVTDLDLDGRMEIVTTHHIYEIDDSGYFQPVHDMPLRELRDVEDMNGDGYPDLISSDVVSIGPPEPIRNNVTILYNDASGQFSLADTLLTDDYITDAASGDFNNDGINDIAYSTSIYASPGGPGGRNSLTAIFMKSDGDTLHTRIYPGTLLNIISFPFQVLTVEYSNDHLLDVFIASLVNDLVIRSSGDGNFMIDSTIYIGGGDGYHRTSFADLNADGKMDYLIVDEIPGEFTGSVYYTLNAEGIGTFIEARNGAVPFHCVGADYNGDGALDVAALWSDGLRIYLNDTGLPIIPTEDFAAIFFDLDQNYPNPFNPATTIAFTLPQPATVQLDIFDLNGRLLTTIADGSFGAGRHEATWDGSTANGEPVASGMYFCRLSATVPSTGAGAVYTQTRKMLLMR from the coding sequence ATGAACAAAATCATCACCTTATGCCTGGTGCTGGTCATCCAGACGGGCATTTGCCAGCAACTGGAAATCAGCGCGCTTTTCCCGCCGCAGCACGACAACACCGCTGCAACGGATACCGATATTCAGGTCACATTCAACGCCCCGGTGGACACAACCAGCCTCGCGGGGCAGTTTGTCATTCTGGGAACCTTGCGCGGGATGTATGGCTTCACGGTTTCTGTATCACCGGCATTGGATCAGGTGACCCTGCATCCCGCCCGCCCCTTTCTGGTGGGTGAGGAAGTGAAGGTTACCGCCCGCAACAGCCTCTCCGGGGCAAACGGTGAAGCCTTTCCGGGATACAACTGGCGCTTTAATGTGAAGCCCACCAAAGTCACCCCGCCGCATTTTTCGGAACCATTGATCTTCAATGATTTTTTTGGTGATGGGAACACGGCAATGTATCCGGCGGATGTGAACAACGACGGGCATATCGACCTGGTGATCGCCAATTGGGCCAATGTCCTTATTGCCCTGAATGACGGCATGGCAGATTTCAGCCTGCACCAGCAATTCCCGGTTTACTATGCAGAACAGGCGGATATCCCCGTCACCGATCTGGATCTGGACGGTCGAATGGAGATCGTCACCACCCACCACATATACGAAATCGATGACAGCGGATATTTCCAGCCCGTTCACGATATGCCCCTGCGGGAATTGCGGGATGTGGAGGACATGAACGGCGACGGTTATCCGGACCTGATTTCCAGTGACGTGGTGAGTATTGGGCCGCCGGAGCCCATCAGGAATAATGTCACCATCCTTTACAACGATGCCAGCGGGCAGTTTTCCCTTGCCGATACTCTCCTGACCGATGACTACATCACAGACGCCGCGAGCGGGGATTTTAACAACGACGGTATCAATGACATTGCCTATTCAACATCCATATATGCCTCGCCCGGCGGTCCGGGCGGACGCAATTCCCTGACGGCTATTTTTATGAAAAGTGATGGAGATACGTTGCATACACGGATTTATCCTGGCACGTTACTTAATATAATTAGTTTCCCTTTTCAGGTGTTAACTGTTGAATATAGTAATGATCATTTATTGGATGTATTTATTGCTTCTTTAGTAAATGACTTAGTTATAAGGAGCAGTGGTGACGGCAATTTTATGATTGATAGTACGATTTATATTGGTGGCGGAGATGGGTATCATCGTACCTCATTTGCTGATCTGAATGCCGATGGAAAAATGGATTATTTAATTGTTGATGAAATTCCCGGTGAGTTTACCGGCTCAGTATATTACACACTAAACGCCGAAGGTATAGGCACCTTTATTGAAGCTAGAAATGGAGCAGTACCATTTCATTGTGTCGGAGCTGATTATAATGGTGATGGCGCATTAGATGTTGCGGCATTATGGAGTGACGGCTTGCGAATTTACCTGAATGATACCGGCTTACCTATCATACCGACAGAAGATTTCGCAGCAATTTTTTTTGATTTAGACCAAAACTATCCAAACCCTTTTAACCCGGCAACCACCATCGCCTTTACCCTGCCGCAACCGGCAACCGTTCAACTGGATATCTTCGACCTGAACGGTCGTCTGCTGACAACCATTGCCGATGGCAGCTTTGGTGCCGGCAGGCACGAAGCAACATGGGACGGCAGCACTGCCAACGGGGAACCGGTGGCATCAGGGATGTATTTCTGCCGCCTCAGCGCTACCGTTCCTTCGACCGGCGCGGGTGCCGTTTATACCCAAACCCGGAAGATGTTGTTGATGCGGTAG
- a CDS encoding HU family DNA-binding protein, giving the protein MPAKYQTVQKGNPADPDAPKKYYAQVIQRGVCDLHKLAKEASERSSLTKGDMLSAFENLAELAMRHLAEGETVELGNLGTLVLSVSSDGAATANEVTSNSIKSRRLNFRLKKETRDQLNQIVFEKVK; this is encoded by the coding sequence ATGCCTGCCAAATATCAAACCGTGCAAAAAGGCAATCCCGCTGATCCGGACGCACCGAAGAAGTATTATGCACAAGTGATCCAGCGTGGGGTTTGTGATTTGCACAAACTGGCCAAAGAGGCATCGGAACGCAGCTCCCTTACCAAAGGTGATATGCTTTCTGCATTCGAGAATCTGGCGGAATTAGCCATGCGCCATCTGGCAGAGGGCGAAACCGTTGAACTGGGCAACCTGGGCACACTGGTGCTGAGCGTTAGCAGCGATGGCGCTGCAACCGCAAACGAAGTAACCAGCAACAGCATCAAATCCCGTCGGTTGAATTTCCGCCTCAAGAAGGAAACCCGGGATCAACTGAACCAGATCGTATTTGAGAAGGTAAAATAA
- a CDS encoding ABC transporter ATP-binding protein, producing the protein MTQDILEVQGVSKRFGAVTALDAVDAAFGRGEFVCILGPSGCGKSTLLRLVAGFDAPDSGRILLEGKDMQGVQPENRHVNMVFQNYALFPHLTVGDNVAFGLRVKKMPAGKIQQQVSDALEMVQMQGLEKRYPRQLSGGQQQRVALARAIINRPGVLLLDEPLAALDKNLRLAMQVELRGIQQKLGITFLHVTHDQAEALTLSDRVMIMRDGIIEQVGAPQEVYNRPKNRFIAAFLGTSNLFSGKWDAASQSVVLAGGQRFFADNETLPATDSDPIELMIRPERIDIYSAKDTDLPETNCVPGTVRQVVYAGAETLCQIAIEGQELLVQLLNRDSRFFHSGDRVHIYLPPQHIVRLSGESSKPAATGALD; encoded by the coding sequence TTGACGCAGGATATTCTGGAAGTGCAGGGTGTTTCCAAACGATTTGGCGCGGTTACCGCACTGGATGCGGTCGATGCCGCGTTTGGCAGGGGTGAATTTGTCTGTATTCTTGGTCCATCCGGGTGCGGGAAAAGCACTTTGCTGCGTCTGGTTGCGGGTTTCGACGCGCCGGACAGCGGGCGCATTCTGCTGGAAGGAAAGGACATGCAGGGGGTTCAGCCGGAAAACCGCCATGTGAACATGGTGTTCCAGAACTATGCCCTGTTCCCGCATTTAACAGTCGGGGATAATGTGGCGTTCGGGTTGCGCGTCAAAAAAATGCCTGCCGGTAAAATACAACAGCAAGTGTCCGATGCGCTGGAAATGGTGCAGATGCAGGGGTTGGAGAAACGCTATCCCCGCCAGCTTTCCGGCGGACAGCAACAGCGGGTGGCGCTGGCACGCGCGATCATCAATCGTCCGGGTGTGTTGCTGCTGGACGAGCCGCTGGCAGCGCTGGATAAAAACCTGCGGTTGGCCATGCAGGTGGAACTGCGGGGCATCCAGCAAAAACTCGGGATCACTTTCCTGCACGTCACGCACGACCAGGCGGAGGCGCTAACGCTTTCCGACCGGGTGATGATTATGCGCGACGGGATTATTGAGCAGGTGGGTGCACCGCAGGAAGTGTATAATCGCCCCAAAAACCGCTTTATCGCGGCGTTTTTGGGCACGTCCAACCTGTTTTCCGGCAAATGGGATGCTGCTTCGCAATCGGTTGTGCTCGCCGGTGGACAGCGCTTCTTCGCCGATAATGAAACATTACCCGCCACAGACAGCGACCCCATCGAACTGATGATTCGCCCAGAACGCATCGACATTTATTCCGCGAAAGACACGGATTTACCCGAAACCAATTGCGTTCCCGGAACGGTGCGGCAGGTGGTGTACGCCGGTGCCGAAACCCTTTGCCAGATTGCCATCGAAGGGCAGGAACTGCTCGTGCAACTGCTCAACCGCGATTCCCGGTTTTTCCATTCCGGTGATCGCGTGCATATTTATCTGCCGCCGCAGCATATCGTCCGGCTTTCCGGCGAAAGCAGCAAGCCAGCGGCAACCGGAGCGTTGGACTAA
- a CDS encoding ABC transporter permease codes for MRITSRMVWTTGPALAMLTVFFVIPLTIIIYYSFQSRGVYGGIETAWTLENYLNIANPLYLNILLRSLKLALLTTVFCALIGFPVAVAINNMHGKWQMTALMLIILPSWMNLLIKNYAWIVILRRQGLVNTVLLGLGWIDQPLELLFNEAAVLVGLVHNHLPFMVLPIYAVLEKLDVRLIEAARDLGATRWQTFRKVILPQSWSGVVVGSILVFVPALGAFLTPDLLGGANAVMIGNLIQNQIFTVRDWPFGSAMAIVLMGVVLLSLVVYARFGNREGEERIL; via the coding sequence ATGCGCATCACTTCCCGAATGGTTTGGACAACCGGCCCGGCGCTGGCGATGCTCACCGTTTTTTTTGTGATTCCGCTAACCATCATCATTTATTACAGCTTCCAGTCGCGCGGTGTTTACGGCGGCATCGAAACGGCCTGGACGCTGGAAAATTACCTGAACATTGCCAACCCGCTCTATTTGAACATATTGCTGCGGTCGCTAAAATTGGCGCTATTAACCACGGTCTTTTGCGCACTGATCGGTTTTCCGGTGGCGGTGGCCATCAATAATATGCACGGCAAATGGCAAATGACCGCGCTGATGTTGATTATTCTGCCCTCGTGGATGAACCTGCTCATCAAAAATTATGCATGGATCGTTATCCTGCGGCGGCAAGGGTTGGTGAATACGGTGCTGCTGGGGCTTGGCTGGATCGATCAACCGCTGGAACTGCTCTTTAACGAAGCGGCGGTATTGGTGGGATTGGTGCACAATCACCTGCCGTTTATGGTGCTGCCCATTTACGCGGTGCTGGAAAAACTGGATGTCCGGCTGATCGAGGCTGCCCGCGATCTAGGCGCAACCCGCTGGCAAACCTTCCGAAAAGTGATTCTGCCGCAAAGCTGGAGCGGGGTTGTGGTCGGCAGTATTCTGGTGTTTGTCCCGGCGCTCGGCGCATTCCTAACGCCCGACTTGTTGGGCGGCGCAAATGCCGTAATGATCGGCAACCTGATACAAAACCAGATTTTTACCGTGCGCGATTGGCCCTTCGGCTCTGCCATGGCCATCGTGCTGATGGGCGTTGTGCTGCTGTCGCTGGTTGTATATGCCCGCTTTGGCAACCGGGAAGGGGAGGAGCGCATTTTATGA
- a CDS encoding ABC transporter permease has product MKRIRLRWVFLLALVFIYLPVLVLMIYSFNDSRFAMNWQGFTLKWYGILFSSPETALALKNTLIVSITATIVSTVLGTLFAIGMHLYPFPGKRFIEPLFLLPIIIPDIIMAIALLAFYVFVQLSLGHLSIIIAHITFQISFIAFVVKSRMQDFPKNILEAAQDLGANQWHVFTKIIFPLVRPGIVAGALIAFTLSVDDFLITYFTAGAGSSTLPIRIYSMVKRGVTPDVNALSTMILLVTLVLLYLGIRLQRTESRRSG; this is encoded by the coding sequence ATGAAACGCATTCGCCTCCGATGGGTGTTTCTGCTGGCGCTGGTGTTTATCTATCTGCCGGTGCTGGTGCTGATGATTTATTCGTTTAACGATTCGCGCTTCGCGATGAATTGGCAAGGCTTCACCCTCAAATGGTATGGCATCCTGTTCAGTAGCCCGGAAACCGCGCTGGCGTTAAAAAACACCCTGATCGTTTCGATCACCGCCACGATTGTTTCCACAGTGTTGGGCACGCTGTTCGCTATCGGGATGCATTTGTATCCGTTCCCCGGCAAGCGATTTATCGAGCCGTTGTTCCTGCTGCCCATTATCATCCCGGATATCATCATGGCAATTGCCCTGCTGGCATTTTATGTGTTTGTTCAGTTGTCGTTGGGGCATCTCTCGATCATCATTGCGCACATTACCTTTCAGATTTCGTTTATCGCGTTCGTCGTCAAAAGCCGTATGCAGGATTTCCCGAAGAATATTCTGGAAGCCGCGCAGGATCTTGGCGCGAACCAATGGCATGTGTTTACCAAAATCATCTTTCCGCTGGTGCGTCCGGGAATTGTCGCCGGTGCGCTGATCGCCTTTACGCTGTCGGTGGATGATTTTTTGATCACCTATTTCACCGCCGGTGCGGGATCGTCCACGTTGCCGATTCGCATTTATTCGATGGTAAAGCGCGGCGTAACGCCGGATGTGAACGCGCTATCCACGATGATTTTGCTGGTGACGCTGGTGTTGTTATATTTGGGTATCCGGCTCCAGCGCACGGAATCGCGCCGGAGTGGGTAA
- a CDS encoding spermidine/putrescine ABC transporter substrate-binding protein: MNKVLTKMVLATVIVMGLFILSCSEKSPKPDAANTVTAYGVSVDKSSIGDKLNIFIYPDYLPQELVDKFQQTYGVTVVIDYFDNNDALLAKMQAGGAGQYDIVCPSDYAVTIMKNLNLLQKIDHANIPNLVNLDTKFHNLPYDMNNEYTVAYQWGTTGLGIRSDLVDVTGKNVDTWDIVFDPAKSLGAFTMLDDSRETIGTALKYLGYSLNTTNETELRAAEKLLLAQRKRVMAYAPSSPARDYLVSGDAVVVHNYSGDVFMGQAEAEGIIYVIPREGGVIWTDNLAIPAAAPHKLAAELFMNFILDPENGAALTNFTRYASPNKAALPFIEEDIKSNPGIYTKDPSVLEKMEYVMDVGETAKLYDEVWTRVKAGGN, encoded by the coding sequence ATGAACAAAGTGTTAACAAAAATGGTGCTTGCGACAGTTATTGTTATGGGATTATTTATCCTGAGCTGTTCGGAAAAGTCACCGAAACCGGATGCCGCCAACACTGTGACCGCATACGGCGTGTCGGTCGACAAAAGCAGCATCGGCGATAAACTGAACATTTTCATCTATCCCGATTATTTGCCGCAGGAACTGGTTGACAAGTTTCAGCAAACCTACGGCGTGACGGTTGTGATCGATTATTTTGACAACAACGACGCGCTGCTCGCGAAAATGCAGGCCGGCGGTGCCGGGCAATATGACATCGTTTGCCCGTCCGATTATGCCGTAACCATCATGAAAAACCTGAATTTGTTGCAGAAGATTGATCACGCCAACATACCCAATCTGGTTAATCTCGATACCAAATTTCACAATTTGCCGTATGACATGAACAATGAATACACCGTTGCCTATCAGTGGGGAACCACCGGTTTGGGCATTCGCTCCGATCTGGTGGATGTGACCGGTAAAAATGTGGACACCTGGGATATCGTATTTGACCCCGCGAAATCGCTCGGCGCGTTTACCATGCTGGACGACTCCCGCGAAACCATCGGCACTGCGCTGAAATATCTCGGCTATTCGTTGAACACAACCAACGAAACCGAACTGCGTGCAGCCGAAAAACTGCTGCTTGCGCAGCGCAAACGGGTGATGGCTTATGCACCCTCGTCACCGGCACGCGATTATCTGGTCAGTGGCGACGCGGTTGTGGTGCATAACTACAGCGGCGATGTGTTTATGGGACAGGCGGAAGCCGAAGGTATCATTTACGTGATCCCCCGCGAAGGCGGCGTCATCTGGACCGATAACCTGGCGATTCCCGCCGCTGCGCCGCACAAGCTGGCCGCCGAATTATTCATGAATTTTATACTCGATCCTGAAAACGGTGCTGCGCTGACCAACTTCACCCGATACGCCTCGCCGAACAAAGCCGCACTGCCGTTTATCGAGGAAGATATCAAAAGCAATCCGGGCATTTACACAAAAGACCCTTCCGTTCTGGAAAAAATGGAATACGTAATGGATGTTGGCGAAACCGCCAAATTATACGATGAAGTCTGGACCCGCGTTAAAGCCGGCGGTAACTAA
- a CDS encoding MBL fold metallo-hydrolase — protein MAELTFLGAAGTVTGSRHLLDVDGKRVLVDCGMFQGSKQNRLRNWDRFPVDPGSIDKLLLTHAHIDHSGYLPALVRDGFSGPIYCTHSTLALIDILLRDSAHIQEEDAQWANKKGFSKHKPAKPLYTIEDAERVPEQCIPIYYNDAVQITDTIRAKFRDAGHILGSSFIDVKKTDGNRSRKIVFSGDLGRPGRPILRDPVQAFNADYLVLESTYGNRLHPENNPMQELADVINRSIERGGVLIIPAFAVGRTQTLLYVIRELEERKMIPELNVFIDSPMGIDALKLFKEHMPDFDLESRVEMVRGKRIFHPKKLHVCKSRNESKNINRYTNRSIIISSSGMVTGGRILHHLVQRLPKEQNTVLFIGYQAEGTRGRTLLDGKPEVKIHGQYVPVKAQIEQVSGYSGHADYNEILAWLMGFNKAPERIFLVHGEPDAATALAEKIRERFGWDVVIPKMGDHFEIDL, from the coding sequence ATGGCAGAGTTAACATTTTTAGGTGCGGCGGGAACCGTCACGGGTTCCCGTCACTTGCTGGATGTGGATGGAAAACGGGTGTTGGTCGATTGCGGCATGTTCCAGGGCAGCAAACAAAACCGGCTGCGCAACTGGGATCGCTTTCCGGTTGATCCCGGATCAATTGACAAATTACTGCTCACCCACGCGCACATCGATCACAGCGGTTATTTGCCCGCGCTCGTTCGCGACGGATTCAGCGGCCCGATTTATTGCACCCATTCCACCCTCGCACTCATCGACATTTTGTTGCGCGACAGCGCCCACATTCAGGAAGAAGACGCACAGTGGGCGAACAAAAAAGGGTTCTCCAAACACAAACCTGCCAAACCGCTGTACACCATCGAAGATGCGGAACGGGTGCCGGAACAGTGCATTCCCATCTATTACAACGATGCCGTGCAGATCACTGATACCATCCGCGCAAAGTTCCGCGATGCCGGGCACATCCTCGGCTCATCGTTCATCGATGTGAAAAAAACCGATGGCAACCGCAGCCGTAAAATTGTGTTTAGCGGCGACTTAGGTCGCCCCGGTCGCCCGATACTGCGCGATCCGGTTCAGGCGTTTAACGCGGATTATCTGGTGCTCGAATCGACATACGGCAACCGCCTGCACCCGGAAAACAACCCGATGCAGGAGCTCGCAGATGTGATCAATCGCAGCATCGAGCGCGGCGGTGTGCTCATCATTCCCGCATTCGCGGTCGGACGGACACAGACGCTGTTGTATGTCATTCGCGAACTGGAAGAACGGAAAATGATTCCCGAACTGAACGTGTTCATCGATTCGCCGATGGGTATCGATGCGTTAAAATTGTTCAAGGAACACATGCCGGATTTCGATCTGGAAAGCCGGGTGGAGATGGTTCGCGGCAAACGGATTTTCCACCCGAAGAAATTGCACGTTTGCAAATCCCGTAATGAATCCAAAAATATCAATCGCTATACCAATCGCTCGATCATCATTTCGTCCAGCGGAATGGTAACCGGCGGTCGCATTTTGCACCACCTCGTCCAGCGATTGCCGAAAGAACAGAATACTGTGTTATTCATCGGTTATCAGGCCGAAGGTACGCGCGGCAGAACCTTGCTGGACGGTAAGCCCGAGGTGAAAATTCACGGGCAATATGTGCCGGTGAAAGCGCAAATCGAGCAGGTTTCCGGTTACTCCGGACACGCCGATTATAACGAAATTCTGGCATGGCTGATGGGATTCAACAAAGCGCCGGAGCGTATTTTCCTCGTCCACGGCGAACCGGATGCTGCAACCGCGCTGGCGGAGAAAATCCGCGAGCGGTTTGGCTGGGATGTGGTCATCCCGAAGATGGGCGATCATTTTGAAATAGATTTGTAA
- a CDS encoding CDGSH iron-sulfur domain-containing protein, protein MTDKPDKNQVTIEPKENGPLLVKGLKTLKDAQGNPVEIKKDVIALCRCGASSNKPFCDGTHKTNGFTSAREISKPLDRERAYRGKSITVHDNRTICSHAAYCVKELKTVFKKDAQPWINPDGDSVDAIIRVVEKCPSGALSYEINDDHKRDVDDRDPQINFLANGPYNVCGHIHIESELQPPSAEHFSLCRCGASKNKPFCDGAHYDVEFDQ, encoded by the coding sequence GTGACAGATAAACCGGATAAAAACCAGGTTACTATCGAGCCGAAAGAAAACGGCCCGTTGCTCGTCAAAGGGCTAAAAACGTTGAAAGATGCACAGGGGAATCCCGTCGAAATCAAAAAAGATGTGATCGCGCTGTGCCGCTGCGGGGCTTCATCCAACAAGCCGTTTTGCGATGGCACCCACAAAACCAACGGTTTCACCAGCGCTCGCGAAATCAGCAAACCGCTGGATCGCGAACGGGCGTATCGCGGCAAATCGATCACGGTTCACGATAATCGAACCATCTGCTCTCATGCCGCTTATTGTGTAAAAGAGCTCAAAACCGTTTTCAAAAAAGATGCGCAACCGTGGATCAATCCCGATGGCGATTCGGTGGACGCGATTATCCGTGTGGTCGAAAAATGTCCCTCCGGTGCGCTCAGTTACGAAATAAATGATGATCACAAACGGGATGTTGATGACCGTGATCCGCAGATAAATTTTCTCGCAAACGGGCCGTACAATGTGTGTGGTCACATTCATATCGAATCCGAACTGCAGCCACCATCTGCAGAGCATTTTTCGCTGTGTCGTTGTGGCGCATCAAAAAACAAGCCGTTCTGCGATGGCGCCCATTACGATGTCGAATTTGATCAGTAA
- a CDS encoding methyltransferase domain-containing protein: MRVPYKFDSWESLYREKPEHQLAWHFESLDPDILKALSVFEIDPRAATLDLGCGTGIQSIALAELGYRVTATDISQTAVNIAADRAAQSEIPVTFLQDDILLSNLHFSYDLVIDRGVLHLLDFDEWETYRDQLMRWLKPGSHFFLKVFGPDVPGKDEPHRLSPKTVTTFFEKHLQLLTCSETIYYGTRSPLPQAFFYVFKKGL; this comes from the coding sequence TTGCGTGTCCCGTATAAATTTGATAGCTGGGAATCATTGTATCGGGAAAAACCGGAGCACCAGCTTGCCTGGCATTTTGAATCGCTCGATCCGGATATTTTGAAAGCGCTTTCCGTATTTGAAATTGATCCGCGTGCCGCAACTCTGGATTTGGGTTGCGGCACCGGTATTCAGTCTATCGCGTTGGCGGAGCTTGGGTATCGCGTAACCGCAACGGATATTTCGCAAACTGCGGTAAACATTGCCGCTGATCGGGCTGCACAATCTGAAATCCCCGTCACTTTTTTGCAGGATGATATTCTCCTATCCAATCTTCATTTTTCGTACGATCTGGTCATCGATCGCGGTGTGTTGCACTTGCTCGATTTTGATGAGTGGGAAACTTACCGGGATCAATTGATGCGCTGGCTAAAACCGGGCAGCCATTTTTTCCTGAAAGTATTTGGTCCGGACGTGCCCGGCAAAGATGAGCCGCACCGGCTTTCACCAAAAACAGTAACCACGTTTTTCGAAAAACATTTACAATTGCTAACCTGTTCTGAAACAATCTATTACGGCACTCGAAGCCCTTTGCCGCAAGCCTTTTTCTACGTCTTCAAAAAAGGTTTGTGA
- the lspA gene encoding signal peptidase II, translating to MENRKRLIFIFIVIVSSIFVDQVSKYIVSQTIKFSPPKEYLGGFFVLKYAENTGAMLGFGSDLPESVRFWFLTVFVGVMLIVLLSYLILNRDFTKAQSLGLALIASGGISNFVDRAINNGRVVDFMHMDSGYGWVKTGIFNFADVSIMVGLGIMILWGDWREKHSAKEESDIDNEPNLIGKSESDNPYEMPEDKLPQKDS from the coding sequence ATGGAAAATAGAAAACGATTAATTTTTATCTTCATTGTGATTGTCAGTAGCATTTTTGTTGATCAGGTGAGCAAATATATCGTCTCACAGACCATCAAATTTTCTCCGCCAAAGGAATATTTGGGTGGCTTTTTTGTGCTCAAATATGCCGAAAACACCGGTGCGATGTTAGGTTTCGGTTCCGATTTGCCGGAAAGTGTCCGCTTTTGGTTTTTGACCGTTTTTGTCGGCGTGATGCTGATTGTGTTACTCTCATATTTAATTCTCAACCGGGATTTTACAAAAGCACAATCGTTAGGTCTCGCGTTAATCGCCAGCGGTGGCATCAGTAATTTTGTTGATCGCGCAATCAACAATGGACGCGTTGTTGATTTTATGCACATGGATAGTGGGTACGGCTGGGTCAAAACAGGGATTTTTAATTTTGCTGATGTTTCAATAATGGTCGGTTTGGGGATTATGATACTTTGGGGAGATTGGCGGGAGAAGCACAGCGCTAAAGAGGAATCGGATATCGATAATGAACCAAATTTAATCGGTAAATCAGAAAGCGATAATCCGTATGAAATGCCCGAAGACAAGCTACCTCAAAAAGATAGCTAA
- a CDS encoding MBL fold metallo-hydrolase: MDPIKIKFWGVRGSIPTPGPHTIRYGGNTSCVEIQYSGKPRFIIDAGSGIRELGKELLSQKKPVVAYIFLSHFHWDHIQGLPFFKAAFKKGNKFTIYGCDEPNVELDRIIEMQMDPIYFPVAIEDMSATVNFVTISEQSLRVEGVDIQTKFLNHPGYTLGYRFDYQGKSIVYISDNEPFPQPKYKSKTGSDLENRFENFMDNKEEIDLINFISEADVLIHDTQYFPEEYEDRVSWGHSPYTYTVDIAVRGRVKQLILFHHDPDHDDTAVDLMVELSRRRLLKHQYDIPCKAAQEGDVIVL, translated from the coding sequence ATGGATCCTATCAAAATTAAGTTTTGGGGTGTCCGGGGGTCAATTCCCACTCCCGGTCCCCATACTATCCGCTATGGTGGTAACACCTCTTGTGTTGAAATCCAATATTCAGGAAAACCCCGTTTTATTATTGATGCCGGCTCGGGTATTCGCGAACTCGGAAAAGAATTACTTTCACAGAAAAAACCGGTTGTAGCGTATATTTTTCTGAGCCATTTTCATTGGGATCATATTCAGGGTTTGCCATTTTTTAAGGCTGCATTCAAAAAAGGTAACAAGTTTACCATTTATGGCTGTGACGAACCCAATGTGGAATTGGATCGAATCATCGAAATGCAGATGGACCCCATCTATTTCCCGGTTGCAATTGAAGATATGTCCGCTACTGTGAATTTTGTTACTATTTCTGAGCAATCGTTGCGGGTTGAAGGTGTAGATATTCAAACAAAATTTTTAAATCATCCCGGATATACATTAGGTTATCGTTTCGATTACCAAGGTAAATCGATTGTTTATATCAGCGATAATGAGCCATTTCCCCAACCGAAATATAAATCCAAAACGGGCAGCGATTTGGAGAATCGGTTCGAAAATTTCATGGATAATAAGGAAGAAATTGACCTGATCAATTTTATCAGCGAAGCTGATGTCCTGATACACGATACACAATATTTTCCCGAAGAATATGAAGATCGCGTTTCCTGGGGACATTCGCCGTATACATATACTGTGGATATTGCTGTTCGTGGGCGCGTGAAACAGCTAATTCTGTTTCACCACGATCCGGATCACGATGATACTGCGGTTGATTTGATGGTGGAGTTAAGTCGCCGTCGTTTACTGAAACACCAATATGATATTCCATGCAAAGCGGCACAGGAAGGTGATGTTATTGTTTTATAA